The following are from one region of the Coffea eugenioides isolate CCC68of chromosome 2, Ceug_1.0, whole genome shotgun sequence genome:
- the LOC113760012 gene encoding uncharacterized protein LOC113760012 — translation MYKVHKKVTNCRLALLKWKNNFQGNARKRIDNLKKLLEELKVCDCDDKKARNRDLRRQLKEAYDEEELFWSQKSRRLQREDTTWTTSKEEIGEEVVNQFKELFGSKGVTQTDMTLEGISQTISDHMNSELTQPVKDKEIKAAVFSMNPTKAPGLDGMKPLFFQKFWHIVKNDIIKAIKSFFHSSHMLKAMNHTNISLIPKVENPTEAAFVPGRQILDNVIISHEYLHYLKNKREGSHDFMTLKLDMSKAYDRVEWGYLKEIMVKLGFCARWITWIMECITTAFFSFNINGEPKGYVIPSRGIRQGDPLSPYLFLLVSQGFSHLLDRAQRNKKLTGMRISRSGPSITHLFFADDSLIFCKADKRQAEEVRRILKIYEHGSRQVINMEKFSVFFSRNVEQNDQREICSCLEHIKVVKQGKYLGLPMVITNTNDQIFGFIREKCNKTIFNWSNKQLSQAGKEVLLKAVTMAMPTYAMSCFKLPVKLCKDINAMMARFWWGEDNGKRKMHWCSWKKLSTAKNNGGLGFKDLQGFNKALLGKQIWRILTCPNLLLSKVLKAKYYPNTSPLVCERGVRKRIGNGKSTNIWEDAWLLDGKEGKVEAPKPLGCKITKVSELISNFRWKAPLIFRTFSPHEARNILKTSISVTSRPDRYFWSHSTNGKYTVRSAYEAFTKKDRQPNAQVSRLGETSWTGGSNKIWKQLWKMRITHKYKLFLWKSLHQVLPIREAIFRRTGKGELIYKQCGETNETVEHIFFQCNKAKLIWNMAPLQWDGLHEYTSDFRKWWSRLMEVKVRKDGMQHICLTVDILWHIWKSRNEAEFESKDRHPMEVVRNAVNDWEEYHQCLQVQQRMSISKTELANDPGELDRNILSIHVNVGQHKEGHNMGIGITATNANNQIGAAWILRERSTGSAVLDNLVAIQLALCKLKERGWQHIQVQTSCNQTLKLINCQAPTNICIAGHLECINDLSLMFRTCSFVSQPSNGSTNTLSYKLSKQAMHIYFDEEFFDPQCLSTLL, via the exons ATGTACAAAGTGCATAAGAAAGTAACAAACTGCAGATTGGCGCTACTGAAGTGGAAAAATAACTTCCAAGGAAATGCTAGGAAGCGGATTGACAATCTGAAAAAGTTACTGGAGGAGCTCAAAGTTTGTGACTGTGATGACAAAAAAGCAAGGAACAGGGATCTTAGAAGACAATTAAAGGAGGCTTACGATGAAGAGGAACTTTTCTGGAGTCAAAAATCAAGA AGGCTACAAAGGGAGGACACCACATGGACTACATCGAAAGAGGAAATTGGAGAAGAAGTTGTGAATCAATTTAAGGAGCTATTCGGAAGTAAGGGAGTGACTCAAACTGATATGACTTTGGAGGGAATATCACAGACAATATCAGACCACATGAATTCTGAACTAACCCAACCAGTCAAGGACAAAGAAATTAAAGCTGCAGTTTTCTCCATGAACCCAACCAAAGCCCCTGGTCTTGATGGCATGAAACCACTGTTCTTTCAGAAATTTTGGCACATTGTTAAAAATGACATCATAAAAGCCATTAAAAGCTTCTTTCATTCGAGTCATATGTTGAAAGCTATGAATCACACAAACATATCCCTTATTCCCAAGGTTGAGAACCCCACTGAG GCTGCTTTTGTTCCTGGAAGGCAGATTTTGGATAACGTGATCATATCTCATGAGTACTTGCattacctcaaaaacaaaagagaaggATCTCATGATTTTATGACCTTAAAACTAGATATGTCGAAAGCTTACGATAGGGTTGAGTGGGGTTATCTTAAGGAAATCATGGTAAAACTGGGATTTTGTGCTAGATGGATCACTTGGATTATGGAGTGCATCACAACagcttttttttccttcaacatAAATGGAGAGCCTAAAGGATATGTCATACCTTCAAGAGGAATTAGACAAGGCGACCCTTTGTCACCTTACCTATTTCTCTTAGTCTCACAAGGCTTTTCACACTTGCTGGATCGAGCACAAAGGAACAAAAAGCTAACTGGGATGAGGATCAGTAGGAGTGGCCCGTCAATAACTCATCTATTCTTCGCAGATGACTCGTTAATCTTTTGCAAAGCAGACAAGAGACAAGCTGAAGAAGTGAGGAGAATTTTGAAGATTTATGAACATGGCTCACGACAGGTGATCAACATGGAAAAATTCTCAGTGTTCTTTAGTAGAAATGTGGAACAAAATGATCAAAGAGAAATCTGCAGTTGCTTGGAACATATAAAAGTGGTGAAGCAAGGGAAGTATTTAGGGCTGCCAATGGTCATCACTAATACCAATGACCAAATTTTTGGGTTCATTAGAGAAAAATGCAACAAAACGATCTTCAACTGGTCCAACAAACAGTTAAGTCAAGCAGGAAAGGAGGTGTTGCTGAAAGCAGTAACCATGGCAATGCCAACTTACGCAATGTCATGTTTTAAGCTTCCAGTAAAGTTATGCAAAGACATCAATGCCATGATGGCAAGATTCTGGTGGGGGGAGGATAATGGGAAGAGGAAAATGCATTGGTGTTCATGGAAAAAGCTGTCCACTGCAAAGAATAATGGAGGACTAGGATTTAAAGACCTCCAAGGCTTTAATAAAGCCTTGCTAGGCAAACAGATTTGGAGGATTCTCACGTGCCCCAACCTATTGCTTAGTAAAGTGCTGAAAGCCAAGTACTACCCCAACACATCACCACTAGTTTGTGAA CGTGGAGTTAGGAAAAGAATTGGAAATGGGAAGAGCACCAACATTTGGGAAGATGCTTGGCTACTGGATGGGAAGGAAGGAAAGGTAGAAGCCCCAAAACCCCTGGGATGCAAGATCACAAAAGTTAGCGAGCTGATCTCCAACTTCAGATGGAAAGCACCACTCATCTTCCGGACCTTTAGCCCACATGAAGCTAGGAATATACTCAAAACGTCTATAAGTGTGACAAGTAGACCTGATCGCTACTTCTGGAGTCATAGCACAAATGGAAAATACACGGTCAGATCTGCTTATGAAGCTTTCACAAAGAAGGATAGGCAGCCTAATGCACAAGTGAGCAGATTGGGAGAAACAAGTTGGACAGGGGGGAGCAACAAAATCTGGAAACAGCTATGGAAAATGAGAATAACACACAAGTACAAGTTGTTTTTATGGAAGAGTCTACATCAAGTGTTACCCAtacgagaagctatatttagGAGAACGGGAAAGGGAGAACTAATCTATAAGCAGTGTGGAGAAACCAATGAGACAGTTGAGCACATTTTCTTCCAATGTAACAAAGCAAAGTTGATATGGAATATGGCTCCTTTACAGTGGGATGGGCTTCATGAGTACACAAGTGATTTCAGGAAGTGGTGGAGTAGGTTAATGGAAGTAAAGGTGCGAAAGGATGGAATGCAACACATTTGTTTAACAGTGGACATTCTTTGGCACATTTGGAAATCTAGGAATGAAGCAGAATTCGAAAGCAAAGATAGGCATCCAATGGAAGTTGTTCGAAATGCAGTGAACGATTGGGAGGAGTATCATCAATGCCTACAGGTACAGCAACGTATGAGCATCTCCAAAACAGAATTAGCAAACGACCCGGGGGAACTAGACCGAAACATCCTGAGCATTCATGTAAATGTAGGGCAACACAAGGAAGGACATAATATGGGAATTGGCATCACAGCAACAAATGCAAATAACCAGATTGGTGCTGCGTGGATACTCAGGGAAAGAAGTACTGGATCAGCTGTTTTGGACAATTTGGTGGCTATACAATTGGCACTTTGTAAGCTAAAGGAACGCGGCTGGCAACACATACAGGTTCAGACATCATGTAACCAGACTTTAAAGTTGATAAACTGTCAAGCCCCAACCAACATCTGTATAGCAGGCCATCTTGAATGCATCAATGATCTAAGCTTAATGTTTAGGACATGCTCATTTGTTAGCCAGCCTAGTAATGGTAGTACTAATACACTCAGTTATAAACTGAGTAAGCAAGCAATGCACATCTATTTTGATGAGGAGTTCTTTGATCCTCAGTGTCTTAGTACACTTTTGTAA